One part of the Terrimicrobium sacchariphilum genome encodes these proteins:
- a CDS encoding substrate-binding domain-containing protein: MPFNDQSLLPAYARVSKELQSRLSRMAVGARMPSERELCIEMGVSRVTLRKAMEPFHRGGFLETRRGGGTWLAKEVTAPRNDAETPARLIGLVVPSVAISLPARIVQGAEALAAERDFHVALAHDHGDMDYQIKQLARMVDGNLAGIAVFPDVANLERPVFRDLIKRIKAKSIPLVMIDRYLPDIDTPSVLSDNVAGAYAATEHMILKGHRRLALLSFGERSGVSDYERRKGFLNALQDYGIRANPIHEAALGGVNHEELARKVVGEWLAADAARGAVRPQFDGIFCMQDNMAYGAFLALREAGFSVPKDVALVGYDNLNREIFQAAGLNLTSIDQPAEKIGRRAAALLIDQIEERSAAPKPRHILLRPQLIVRDT, translated from the coding sequence ATGCCCTTCAACGATCAAAGTCTGCTGCCCGCCTACGCACGGGTGTCCAAAGAGCTGCAGTCGCGGCTTTCCCGGATGGCCGTCGGGGCTCGAATGCCATCGGAGAGAGAACTTTGCATCGAGATGGGCGTCAGCCGAGTGACCTTGCGCAAGGCCATGGAACCATTTCACCGGGGTGGCTTCCTGGAAACCCGCCGGGGCGGCGGCACCTGGCTCGCCAAGGAGGTCACCGCTCCGCGCAACGACGCGGAGACTCCGGCGAGGCTCATCGGACTCGTCGTTCCGTCTGTAGCCATCAGCCTGCCAGCCCGCATTGTCCAAGGCGCGGAAGCCCTGGCCGCAGAGCGGGATTTTCACGTGGCACTGGCCCATGACCACGGCGACATGGACTACCAGATCAAGCAGCTCGCCCGCATGGTCGACGGCAATCTCGCAGGGATCGCGGTATTCCCCGATGTGGCAAATCTCGAGCGTCCGGTATTTCGGGACCTGATCAAGCGCATCAAGGCAAAGTCGATCCCTCTCGTCATGATCGATCGTTATCTGCCCGATATCGACACACCCAGCGTCCTTTCCGACAACGTCGCGGGGGCCTACGCGGCCACCGAGCACATGATTCTCAAGGGCCATCGCCGCCTGGCCCTCCTCTCCTTTGGCGAACGTTCCGGCGTGAGTGATTATGAGCGTCGCAAAGGATTCCTCAATGCCCTGCAGGATTATGGGATCAGGGCAAACCCCATTCATGAAGCCGCGCTAGGTGGAGTCAACCACGAGGAACTGGCCAGGAAGGTCGTCGGCGAATGGCTTGCAGCCGATGCCGCCCGAGGCGCGGTCCGCCCGCAGTTCGACGGGATATTCTGCATGCAGGATAACATGGCCTACGGAGCCTTCCTGGCGCTGCGAGAGGCGGGATTCTCCGTACCCAAGGACGTCGCCCTGGTGGGGTATGACAATCTTAACCGCGAGATTTTCCAGGCTGCCGGGCTGAATCTCACGAGCATCGATCAGCCGGCGGAAAAAATCGGTCGCCGGGCGGCAGCCCTCCTGATTGATCAGATCGAGGAACGCTCTGCAGCCCCCAAGCCCCGCCACATTTTGCTGCGACCGCAGTTGATCGTCCGGGACACCTGA